From the genome of Gemmatimonadales bacterium:
GATCGTGAAGTCGCCGGTCACATCGAAGCCGTCCTCGCGCCTGGCGACCCCCGTGCTCCTGAAAGTGATGGCCGGGAACTTCTCGACGTCCAGGAAGTCGGGCGTCTTGAGGTGCCCGTCCCGCTCGGCCACGCCGGTGTCGATGCTGGCGGCCTCGATGCTCACCTCGACGCTGGAGCGCTCGGGCGCTGCGTCGTCGAAGGCGATCGTGCCGGCCCACTTCGCGAACCGGCCGCGGACCTTCGAGACCACCATGTGGCGGACCGTGAAGTTCACGCCCGAGTGGCTGGCGTCGATGTCCCAGATGGGGATGTCTCTCGTGCTCATCGTTCTACTCCTGTGTTATGACGTTAGTCGTGACAACAACAGTACTCCCGAAAAAAAGAGGCCGGCGCGGCCAGGCCCGCTCAGTCGGTCGGAACCTTGGCGCGGGCTTCTTCCAGTAGCGTGGCGAGCTGCCGCAGCTTCCGCGGGCCGAGATGGCCCAGCAGCCGCGCGTGGGTCTCCATCACAGGCTCGTCCAGCTCGGCCAGCAGCGCGAGGCCTTCCGTCGCAATGCGGGTCACCACGACGCGCCGGTCGGCCGAGTCGCGTTCTCGGGCCACCAGGCCGCGCCTCTGGAGCCGGTCGAGCAGCCGCGTGATGTCCGGGTCCTTGGTGATCATGCGGGCCGCGATCTCGCCACAGGGAAGGCCGTCCTTGCCGGCTCCCCGCAGGATCCGGAGCACGTTGTACTGGGTTCCCGTAAGGTCCGTTTCCCTTAGCGGCGGGGCGAAGCCCTGGGCCAAGGCGTTCGCCGTCCGGAGCAGGTTCAGCGCCACTTCCTCCTCCAGGCTCCGGAACGGCTGCTTCTGCTTGATCTGGTCCCGCAGGCTCATGGGACAAGCTTAGTCGTTATAACGACTGTTGTCAAGAGGTATATCAGCCGGGCGGGACCCCGGCGCCTCCTGGCCGCGCCGACCTAGGTCGCCGGCCGGGCGGAGGGTGGCTCGCTCCAGCACGGGCTGTTCGAGAGCTGGGCCCGGAGATCGCGGACGAACTCGGCCTCGCCCGGAATGCCCGAGGGCCAGGCGAGGTCGAGAAACCGCCACGCAAGGTCGGCGTGCCCCTGGTACACCAGGTCCACCGCGTAGCCGTAAAGGTCGGCGGGCGGGTCGCCGTCGTCCCAGTCGTCGCGGAGCTCGCGCGCTCGCGCCCGGAGGGTGGTGGAGTCAGGAGCCGCCTCGCGCATCAGGTCGCAGGCGGGCCGGTACCCACCGTCCTTGAAGCGAAGGACGACCTCGGGCGCCTGCGTCTCGGCGAACGGGTAGTCGCGCCAGTACGCGAAGCGCCAGTCGTTGATGCGGGCCTCCAGGACGCCGTCGCGGTCGAGGTCCTCGAACTCGACGTCGCCGTCCGCGCCGTCAATGGTGCCGTGAATCCGTAGCGCGTCGCCCAGGCCCAGCACCACGGCTTGAGTGCAGCAGTGGATCCCGCCGGTGAAGGTCTCGACCACGACATCGGGGACACCGTCGCCGGTGATGTCGCGCCCGATGTCGTGGATCCGGATCATCGCGGCGCGGGCGGCGAAGGCGCGCCGGCCCGCGCGCTTGATGTCCACGATCCTCTCTTTCGCGGCGGTGTCCGCGTAAACTCGGATCAGGTACTCACCGACGCGATGCTCTGCTTCGATCGGGCCGGAGAACTCGGAATCGGGCGGCACGGCGAGGAAGGGTGCAGCGGTGCGCTCGGGGGCGCGGGCCGCGCCGCGCTCGGCGGTCCGGTGCGGCAGGAGCAGCCAAACGAGGGCGAGGAGCGCGAAGGCGACGGCGATATGCCAGGGGCGGGGGGCTCTCATGGGCGGTTGAGCATACGCGTCGAGTAATCTAGCGCCGCCCGGGCGCATCGCGGGCCGAAGCCCGCGCTCGGCGCAGGCGTTGACTCTTGGCGCCGCCACCGCATCTTGCGGCGTGCGTCGCAGCGTCCTGTTCACCCTCCTGTTGGTCGCGCCAGTCCTAGAGGCACAGAATCCCCGTCCCCGCGCGCGGGACATCGGCCTCGTCATCGGCATCCTGCCCGCCGGCCCGCTCAATGCGATCACGGATGTCGCGGGAGTGCGCGTGGGCCAGGTGACCGTCGCCGCGGGCGATTCGATCAACACCGGCGTCACCGCGATCCTTCCCCACGGCGGCAACGTCTTCCGCGAGAAGGTCCCGGCTGCGGTCAGCGTCGGGAACGGCTTCGGCAAGCTCACGGGCATCGCGCAGGTGCGCGAGCTGGGTGAGCTCGAGTCGCCCATCCTGCTGACCTGCACGCTATGCGTCCCGCGCGTCGCGGACGGCGTGCTCACGTGGCTGCTCGACCTGCCCGGGAACGAGGACGTACGCTCGATCAACGTGGTCGTCGGCGAGACGAACGACGGCCAGCTCAACGCCATCCGGCGGCGGCCGGTGACCGAGTCGCACGTGCTCCAGGCGCTGAGGTCGGCGCGCGAGGGGCCGGTGGAAGAAGGAAGCGTCGGCGCGGGGCGCGGCACGGTCGCCTTCGGGTGGAAGGGCGGGATCGGCACGGCTTCGCGCCGGTTGCCCGCGAGCCTTGGCGGGTGGACGGTCGGCGTGCTGGTGCAGACGAACTTCGGGGGAGTGCTCACGATAGGCGGCGCCCCGGTGGGCCGGCGGCTCGGACAGTACTATCTGCGCGACGAGACGCGCTCGGCGACACCGGGAGGCGGCTCCGCATCCGGCGTGCCCGGCGCTGACGGCTCGATCATGATCGTCATCGCGACCGACGCGCCGCTCGAGTCGCGGCAGCTCGAGCGCCTTGCCCAGCGTGCCTTCCTCGGCGTGGCGCGCACCGGCTCGCCCATGACTAACGGGAGCGGAGATTTCGCCATCGCGTTCTCGACCGCGACATCGGTGCGGCGCGGCCCGCTCGCGCCGGGCCGGCGGACGCGCGCGAGCGAGGTCGTAGCGAACGACGAGATATCGCCGCTGTTCGAGGCGGTCGTAGAGGCGACGGAGGAAGCGATCGTGAACTCGCTATTCCGCGCCGAGACGGTTCGAGGTGTGAGAGGCGCGGTGCCCGCGCTTCCGATAGATTCCGTGGTCACCATCCTCCGCGAGCACGGGGTCATTCCATGAGCAACGCCCTCTTCTCCCGCAACGTCGCTGCGCTCGCGCCGAGTGCCACCATCGCGGTCTCGCGCGAGGCCGCGCGCCTCAAGGCCGAGGGGGTGAACGTGCTGGACCTCGGCGCCGGGGAGCCTGACTTCGCCACTCCCAAGCTCGTGGCGGAAGCGGGCACGCGCGCGATCGCGGCGGGCAAGACCAAGTACGCGCCCACCGAGGGCATCCTCGAGCTGCGCGCGGCCATCGCGCGGCGCCTGGCGCTGCTGTCGAACGGGCGCGCGGTCAACGCCGACAACATCGTCGTCTCCAACGGATCCAAGCAGTCGCTCTTCAACGCCTGCCTCTGCCTCTTCGGCCAGCGGGAGAAAGTGCTGGTCCCGACTCCGGCGTGGACGAGCTACCCGCAGATCGTGCATCTGGCCCGCGCGTTACCGGTCGAGGTGATGGGCGACCCGGAGTGGAGCCTCAAGGTCTCGGTGAAGGAGTTGGACCGCGAGTACGACGAGTCGGTGAAGGGCCTCATCATCAACTCGCCGACCAACCCGACCGGCGCGGTCTACACCCTGGCGGAGCTGAAGGCGATCGCCGAGTGGGCGAAGCGGAAGGGTGTGTGGATCGTGTCGGACGAGATCTACCGGCAGATCCACTACGGCGGGGGGCCGGCACCGTCGTTCCTGGACCTGCCGGACGAGCTTCTGGAGCGCGTGGTCGTGGTGGACGGCGCGAGCAAGGCGTACGCGATGACCGGGTGGCGCATCGGCTTCGCGCTGGCGCCGAGGGAGCTGGCGCAGACGATGAACGCGCTCCAGTCGCACACCACCTCCGGCGCCAACACGATCGCGATGTGGGCGGCGGCGGAGGCGTTCGGGAGCGACGCCTTGCAGGCGGAGGTCGCGGCGATGACGGCGGTGTTCCGGAAGCGGCGTGACTACCTGGTGAGCCGGTTCCGCACCGAGCTGCCGGGCGTCGAATACGTGGAGCCGCTGGGCGCGTTCTACCTCTTCTTCCGGGTGGACGACGTTTTCACTCGGCACCTGCCGACGGCGACGGAGTTCTGCCGGCGGCTCATCACCGACGAGGCGCTGGCTCTGGTGCCGGGCGCGGCGTTCGGCGACGACCGCTGGGTGCGGATGAGCTATGCGGCCTCGGACGAGGTGTTGAAGGAAGGGATGGAACGGCTGGTGCGGGAGTTCGCCCGGCTTCGCTCGGAGCAGAGGAGCGAGAACCCGTTCAGCCACCTGACGGCGTAGGAGTCACGGCTCCAATCGGTACCCCGCTTTCCGCACGGTGATGGTATGCTTCGGGGCGGCGGGATCGTCCTCGAGCTTGCGCCTGAGCTCGGCGATCTTGCAGACCGCTGCAACTCTGCAACGCTGACCGAACCCTGCCCCCTGGAGCCCGAATGAGCGCCCTCTCCGATTCCGTCACGACCATCGCCAAGAACCGCCTCGTCCTGGAGCTTCCCGCCCAGATCCGCGAGTGTCTCGGCCTCCTCTCCGACGACCAGATCTGGTGGCGGCCCAACGCCACGAGCAACTCGGTCGGCAACCTCGTCATCCACTTGTGCGGCTCTACCAGGCACTTTCTCGGCCGCGGGGTGGGCGGTAGCGGCTACGTCCGCGACCGCGACGCGGAGTTCGCCGCGAAGGGCCCGGTCCCCAAGGCCGAACTGATGAGAATGCTGGACGAGACGGCCGCGGAGACCGACCGGATCATCGGCGGGCTCGACGAGAAGCGGCTGCTGGAGAACACGCAGAACATCGAAGCCACGATGACGGTCATCTCGGCGATCATGCGGATGAGCCACCATTGGGCCTATCACGTGGGGCAGATCGTCTTCGTGACCAAGTCGCTGCGTGAGGGGAGCGTGCAGGACCTGTTCCGGAAGACTATGGTCAAGTAGAGGAAGGCCGTTAGCCGTTGGCCGTTAGGGCACCTAAAGCCTCGACGGCCTCCGGCTCATGACTTCGAACCCGTCCGCCGTGACGACGCAGTCGTCCTCGATGCGCACGCCCCATTCATTCGGCAGGTAGATCCCCGGCTCCACCGTCACGACCATTCCCGGCTCGAGTTGGAGCATGTTGCCTTCCACCTGGTAGGGCGGTTCGTGACCGTCCATCCCCATCCCGTGGCCCACCCGATGAGTGAAGAACTCGCCGAAGCCCGCCTCGCGGATGACGCGCCGCGCCGCGCGGTCCATCTCCTGGCACTGGACGCCGGGCCGGCCCAGCGACATGGTCGCCGTCTGCGCGTTGTGTACCGTGTTGTACACCTGCACGAACCGCGCGCTCGGCGCGTCGCCGAACCACTGGGTGCGCGTGATGTCCGACGTGTAGCCGTCGATCCGGCAGCCGACGTCGATCAACACGGGCATGTTGCGCTCCAGTCGCCGGTTCTCCGTCCCGCCGTGCGGCAGCGACGAGCCCGGCCCGAACTGGACCAGGCCGCCGCCGGACGAGCCGCGCTGGCTCATCTCGCGCGAGACCACTGCCGCGACCTCGCGGTCCGTGGCGCCCACGGCGAGCGACGCGAACGTGGCCGCGATCGCGTCTTCCGTGATGCGCACTGCCGCGCGGATCGCGGCCAACTCCTCCGGTTGTTTGAGGATGCGGAGCCGCTCGAAGACCGGCCCGCCGTTCTCCAGCCTGCGGCCGCGCAGCGCATCGGCCAGGCGCAGCGCAGTCTGGTACTCGGTGCTCGGCTCGATAGCGACCCGCGGGCCGCGCCACGGGGCCGCGGTGCGCGACACCAGCGCGAACGGGTCCTCCTGCTCCTCCCAGCCGCGCGCGTCGCCGATGGTCCCGCCGCGGCGCACGCGCTCCACCTCGAACGAGGGCGCCACGATGACCGGGTCGCCCGTTCGGGGAAGCAGCAGCGCTATCAGCCGCTCGCTCCGGCCGGGGTTGTAGCCGACGAGGTACTGGAAGTTGACGCTGGGCGTGGAGAAGAGCAGGTCGATGTTGCGCCGCGCCATCTCTTCCTGGGCGCGCTGCCGCCGGGCGCGGAAGACCTCGGGACCGAGGTCGGGTACGGTGCCTCGGACGGGACGGGAGGCGGGAGCGGCGCGGTCGAGGTTCGCGGTCACGAACGTGGCCGCCGAGGCGGCGAGGAAGTCGCGTCGATGCACGGGTTTGGCTTCTCTGGCTGAGGTTGTTGGCTCGGCCTATATTAGCCGCCGCAGGCCGTGCCACGATAGAGGGAGGCCGCATGCCATTGGGAGCGCGCGTCGTCGAGCGCAAAGGCAAGGTGCCCCGCGTCAGTTACCGCTGGGACGGGGAGACCGACATCCTCACCGGAGCCGTGAAGGGCATCGAGAAGGGTGGCGCCGGCCTCACCGGCTCGGTGGAGCTGGAGGGGAGCGACGGCTCGTTCATCCTGCTCGATGTGGCGGGCGGCGCGATCTGCGGCGTCGAGGTCGTCGTGTGGCCGGACGTGCGGACGGTGCAGACCCTCCAGCCGCCGGCCAACGTGAAGGAAGGGGAGGTCGTCCTGCCCACCCGGCGCTCGCAGCCGTCGGTCGCCGCGGTCGAGGTGGACACGGCGCTCACCATCGAGACCAATGCCGCCGAGTCGGTCTTTCACGTCCGCGTCGGGCCGGCCCGGCACCTCGAGGTCGTGCGAGTCGCGGACGGGCTGCTCGTCGAGGTGGACGAGCAGAGCGAGCTGGCCGGGTTGTGGCTGACCAACGTGCCGCCGTTCCCGGCCGACGAGCCGGCGGCATGATCACATCGATCATCCAGATCCGCTGCTCGCGCGACCTCATCCCCGAGACCGCCGAGGCTGTCGCCGAGATACCGGGCATCTCCGAGGTCTATTCGGTGTCCGGGGACTACGACCTGATCGCGATCCTGAAGGTCAAGGAATACGACGAGATCGCGCAGATCGTGACGGAGCAGCTGGTAAGGGTCCCGGGGATCGTCCGCACCAACACGATCAGCGCCTTCCGCGTCTACTCGAAGGCGGACCGCGAGTCCGGCTTCACCGGCGGCCGGAGATGAGCGGGCGGCACGGGTAGCTGGCAATGAGGGTCGCCCACCTTGCCGACGCGCACCTCGGCTTCCGCCAGTTCCAGCGGCTGGATCCCGAGGGTGTGAATCAGCGCGAGTCCGACGTCGCCACGGCGTTCCGGCGCGCCATCGACGCCGTGATCGCACGCGCGCCGGACGCCGTCGTTATCGCCGGCGACCTCTTCCACGCGGTGCGGCCGACCAATCGCTCGATCATCGAAGCCTTCACCCAGCTCTCGCGCCTGCGGTCCACGCTGCCTGACGCCCCGATCGTGCTCATCGCCGGGAACCACGACACGCCGCGCTCGATAGAGGCGGGGTCCATCCTCAAGCTCATGAGCAGCCTGGGGGTGGAGGTCGTGGATGACACGGCTCGCCGCATCGAGGTGCCGCGACTCGGCCTGTCGGTGCTCGCGGTCCCGCACGCCGCGCTGCTCGGCGACCGGTCCGGCCGCGACTGGCGCCCCGAAGGGCACGCGCGACACAACATCCTCGTTCTCCACCCCGAGATCGCGGGTCTCTTCCCGGAGAACGGCGCCAGCGACTACGGCGGCATCCGGGTCGAGGCCGAGGACCTGCACGCCGGGGAGTGGAGCTACGTCGCGCTCGGTCATTACCACGTGGTGCACCAGGTCGCGCCGCGGGCGTGGTACAGCGGATCGCTGGAGTACACCAGCCCGAACATCTGGGGCGAGGCGCAGGAAGAGCGGCGGCGCGACGTGTCCAAGGGTTTCCTCATCGCCGACCTCGAGACGGGCGCAGTCGAGCGCGTGCCTCTCCCGCCCGGGCGCGCGGTCCACGATCTCACGCGGCTGGACGGCGAAGGCATGACCTCGCCCGAGCTGGACGCGGCGATCCAGGGCCGGCTCGCCGAGTTGGCGGGTGGGGTGTCCGGCGCGGTGGTGCGCCTCGTGGTCGACAACGTTCCGCGAGCCATCGCGCACGCGCTCGACCACGCCGCGCTGCGGGCCGTGCGCGCTGAGGCGCTGCACTTCCATCTCGACCTTCGCCGTCCGGAGCCGGTGCGACGCAGCGCGGGCAACGCGGGGCCGGGCACCTCCCGCCCGCTTCCCCTGCGAGTGGAAGACTATCTCTCTCGCCGGCCTCTGGACGCCGAGCTGGACCGGAGCCGGCTGGTCGCGCTCGGTCGGTCCTATATGGACGCCGTCGAGCGCGCGGTACTAGAGGGCGGGGCGTAGCCTCATGCGCCTCCACCGGCTCCACCTGGTCAACTTCCGCCAGCACCGGGACACGGATATCGAGTTCGGCCCGGGGCTGACCGGGATCATCGGGCCGAACGGGACCGGGAAGAGCACGCTGCTCGAGGCGATCGCGTGGGCGATCTACGGCATGGAGGCGGCGCGCGGCACGCGGGACTCGATCCGCTGGCGCCGTGCCAAGGTGCGGTCCGAAGTCAAGGTGGAGCTGGAGTTCGGGCTTGGCGCCCACGAGTACCGGGTCGTTCGCACGCTGTACGGGGCGGACCTCTTCCTCGACGCCGCGCCGCAACCGATCGCCACCACGATCAACGAGGTCTCGAGTCGACTCACCCGGGTGCTCGGGATGTCACGCGACGAGTTCTTCAACACCTACTTCACCGGCCAGAAGGAGCTGGCCCTGATGGCCACGATGAAGCCGACCGAGCGCGGCCAGTTCCTGTCGCGGCTGCTCGGTTACGACAAGTTGCGCCTGGCGCAGGAGCGGGTGCGCCAGCGCCGGAGCGAGCTGAGGGCGGAGCTGTCCGCGATCGAGGTCGGCTGGCCCGATCCGGCCGCGCTGGCGGCGGAGCGCGAGCGCCGCGCGGCGGCGCGCGAGGAGGCGGCTCGCCGGCTGGCGGAGGCTGGCGACGCGCTCGACTCCACGCGTTCCGCGAGCGACCAGTACCTCCCGGTCTTCCGCGAGTTGACGGAGCTGCGCGAGCGGTACGGAGCGCTGGTCACGGAGCGGCGGGTGGCCGAGGAACGGGTGCGCCAGGTGGTCGAGCACATCGCGCGTCTCCAGGCCGAGCACGCGGCGGCCTCGGCCGCGCGGGCGGAGCTCGAAGGGCTCGCGCCGCGGGTGGCCGAGTACGAGCGGCAGCGGATCGCGCTCGCCGAGCAGGACGCGCTGGCGGGCGACGCAGCGCGGCGGGACAATCTGGAGACCCAGCTGGCTGAGATCGCGAAGCAGCGGGTGGAGCTGGAGCAGCGTCTCGGCGAGTCTCGCGGCGCGGCGGCGGAGGCTAGGGAGATCGTCGAGCGGCTCGAGACGGACCGCTTCGCCCAGGAGGATGCCGAGCGGGTCTACGAGGAGCGGCAGGCGGGATGGGTGCGGGAGCGGCAGGATGCGGAGTCGAAGCGACAGTCACTGCTCGACCAGTACCGTGACCTTGAGGCGCAGCGCGAGCGCATCATCGCCGCGGGTGAGACCGGAGTGTGCCCGACGTGCGGTCAGGCGCTCGGCGCGGAACACCTCCGCTCGGTCATGGATCTCCTCGACGCTCAGCTCGCGGAAGTCACGATGAACGGCCAGTACTTCCGGTCGCGCATGGATCAACTCCAGGCGCCTCCCGCCGACCTCGATGCGCTCGACGATCATCGCCGGCAGCTGGCCGAGGCCGTGGAGCGTGGCGCGCAGTCGCTCGCCGTTGCGACCCGCTCCGCCGAGGAGGCGATCGGGTTGGACAAGCAGCTCCGGCGGCTCGACGAACGGGCGGCGCGCCTCCGGGAGGAGATCTCGGCGCTGCGCGGCGGGTACGACGCCGGGCGGCGGGAGGAGATCCGGCGCGCGGTGGCCGAACTGGAACCCGGCGTGGCGCGGGCGCAGCGGCTGACGGCGGAAGCCGAGCGCGCGGTACGGCTTGCCGCCCTTCTCCACGAAGCCGAGGGGCAGCGTACCGTCTCGGTCGAGCAGCTGGCGGCCGCGGAGCGGGAGCTGACCGCGATGGCCTTCACGGAAGAGGGGTACCAGGCGGCGGCACACGAGATGCAGCGGCTCGAGACGGCGTGGCGGCGGGCGGAGCTGGACGTCGCGGTGGCGCGGGCCGAGTTCTCCGCGGCGTCGGACGCGCTGGCCGCGGCCGAGCGGGCCGAGCAGGAGGCGGTCGCGCGCGCCGCGCGCGTCGCGGCCGTCCAGAGCGATTTCCGGCTGCACAACGAGCTGGATCGCGCGCTGGGCGACCTGCGCGTCGAATTGAACCAGGAGATGCGCCCGGAGCTGGCGTCGCTGGCCGCCGACTTCCTGGCGGCGCTCACCGACGGCCGCTACGATGAGATCGACCTCGACGAGGAGTACCACGTCACCGTGCTGGAGGACGGTCAGCCGCAGCCGGTGATCTCGGGTGGCGAGGAGGACTTGACGAACCTCGTTCTGCGCTTCGCCGTAAGCCAGATGATCGCGGACCGGTCGGGTCAGCCGCTCTCGCTGCTGGTGCTGGACGAGATCTTCGGCTCGCTGGACGAGGCGCGCCGTACCCAGGTCGTCCATCTGCTCCGGGCGCTCGAGGCGCGCTTCCCGCAGGTCGTGCTCATCACTCACATCGAAGGGGTGCGCGAGAGTCTGGACCGCGTGCTGCGCGTGCGTTACGACGAGGCGGATGGCTGCGCGGTGGTGACAGAGGAGCGCACCCTGCCGCCGAACCTGGGGGGGGCCGATGCGGATGTGGCGGCCTGAGCGCGCGGCCCACGGGCCCCTGCCCGTGACCGAGCGCGACATCCCGGCCATGAACCGGCTCTTCTCCGACTCGTTCACCGACCGGTACCGGCGTGACGGGCTGGTCGGCGTGCGCGTACCGTTCCTGAATGACGCCATCTGGCGGTACGCTATCGCGGATGCGGGCGACGGCGCGATGGCCTGGC
Proteins encoded in this window:
- a CDS encoding YceI family protein, with translation MSTRDIPIWDIDASHSGVNFTVRHMVVSKVRGRFAKWAGTIAFDDAAPERSSVEVSIEAASIDTGVAERDGHLKTPDFLDVEKFPAITFRSTGVARREDGFDVTGDFTIRDVTREVVLPVVYGGRAKDPWGNQRTGFAAQLTIDRKDFGLKWNQLLESGGLLVGDMVEILLEVEAVLKTAEEKPAPVAAVAKQPVLVAAAA
- a CDS encoding MarR family transcriptional regulator, whose amino-acid sequence is MSLRDQIKQKQPFRSLEEEVALNLLRTANALAQGFAPPLRETDLTGTQYNVLRILRGAGKDGLPCGEIAARMITKDPDITRLLDRLQRRGLVARERDSADRRVVVTRIATEGLALLAELDEPVMETHARLLGHLGPRKLRQLATLLEEARAKVPTD
- a CDS encoding P1 family peptidase, coding for MRRSVLFTLLLVAPVLEAQNPRPRARDIGLVIGILPAGPLNAITDVAGVRVGQVTVAAGDSINTGVTAILPHGGNVFREKVPAAVSVGNGFGKLTGIAQVRELGELESPILLTCTLCVPRVADGVLTWLLDLPGNEDVRSINVVVGETNDGQLNAIRRRPVTESHVLQALRSAREGPVEEGSVGAGRGTVAFGWKGGIGTASRRLPASLGGWTVGVLVQTNFGGVLTIGGAPVGRRLGQYYLRDETRSATPGGGSASGVPGADGSIMIVIATDAPLESRQLERLAQRAFLGVARTGSPMTNGSGDFAIAFSTATSVRRGPLAPGRRTRASEVVANDEISPLFEAVVEATEEAIVNSLFRAETVRGVRGAVPALPIDSVVTILREHGVIP
- a CDS encoding pyridoxal phosphate-dependent aminotransferase, whose protein sequence is MSNALFSRNVAALAPSATIAVSREAARLKAEGVNVLDLGAGEPDFATPKLVAEAGTRAIAAGKTKYAPTEGILELRAAIARRLALLSNGRAVNADNIVVSNGSKQSLFNACLCLFGQREKVLVPTPAWTSYPQIVHLARALPVEVMGDPEWSLKVSVKELDREYDESVKGLIINSPTNPTGAVYTLAELKAIAEWAKRKGVWIVSDEIYRQIHYGGGPAPSFLDLPDELLERVVVVDGASKAYAMTGWRIGFALAPRELAQTMNALQSHTTSGANTIAMWAAAEAFGSDALQAEVAAMTAVFRKRRDYLVSRFRTELPGVEYVEPLGAFYLFFRVDDVFTRHLPTATEFCRRLITDEALALVPGAAFGDDRWVRMSYAASDEVLKEGMERLVREFARLRSEQRSENPFSHLTA
- a CDS encoding DUF1572 family protein, which encodes MSALSDSVTTIAKNRLVLELPAQIRECLGLLSDDQIWWRPNATSNSVGNLVIHLCGSTRHFLGRGVGGSGYVRDRDAEFAAKGPVPKAELMRMLDETAAETDRIIGGLDEKRLLENTQNIEATMTVISAIMRMSHHWAYHVGQIVFVTKSLREGSVQDLFRKTMVK
- a CDS encoding Xaa-Pro peptidase family protein, giving the protein MHRRDFLAASAATFVTANLDRAAPASRPVRGTVPDLGPEVFRARRQRAQEEMARRNIDLLFSTPSVNFQYLVGYNPGRSERLIALLLPRTGDPVIVAPSFEVERVRRGGTIGDARGWEEQEDPFALVSRTAAPWRGPRVAIEPSTEYQTALRLADALRGRRLENGGPVFERLRILKQPEELAAIRAAVRITEDAIAATFASLAVGATDREVAAVVSREMSQRGSSGGGLVQFGPGSSLPHGGTENRRLERNMPVLIDVGCRIDGYTSDITRTQWFGDAPSARFVQVYNTVHNAQTATMSLGRPGVQCQEMDRAARRVIREAGFGEFFTHRVGHGMGMDGHEPPYQVEGNMLQLEPGMVVTVEPGIYLPNEWGVRIEDDCVVTADGFEVMSRRPSRL
- a CDS encoding Lrp/AsnC ligand binding domain-containing protein, with the protein product MITSIIQIRCSRDLIPETAEAVAEIPGISEVYSVSGDYDLIAILKVKEYDEIAQIVTEQLVRVPGIVRTNTISAFRVYSKADRESGFTGGRR
- a CDS encoding metallophosphoesterase, giving the protein MRVAHLADAHLGFRQFQRLDPEGVNQRESDVATAFRRAIDAVIARAPDAVVIAGDLFHAVRPTNRSIIEAFTQLSRLRSTLPDAPIVLIAGNHDTPRSIEAGSILKLMSSLGVEVVDDTARRIEVPRLGLSVLAVPHAALLGDRSGRDWRPEGHARHNILVLHPEIAGLFPENGASDYGGIRVEAEDLHAGEWSYVALGHYHVVHQVAPRAWYSGSLEYTSPNIWGEAQEERRRDVSKGFLIADLETGAVERVPLPPGRAVHDLTRLDGEGMTSPELDAAIQGRLAELAGGVSGAVVRLVVDNVPRAIAHALDHAALRAVRAEALHFHLDLRRPEPVRRSAGNAGPGTSRPLPLRVEDYLSRRPLDAELDRSRLVALGRSYMDAVERAVLEGGA
- a CDS encoding SMC family ATPase — its product is MRLHRLHLVNFRQHRDTDIEFGPGLTGIIGPNGTGKSTLLEAIAWAIYGMEAARGTRDSIRWRRAKVRSEVKVELEFGLGAHEYRVVRTLYGADLFLDAAPQPIATTINEVSSRLTRVLGMSRDEFFNTYFTGQKELALMATMKPTERGQFLSRLLGYDKLRLAQERVRQRRSELRAELSAIEVGWPDPAALAAERERRAAAREEAARRLAEAGDALDSTRSASDQYLPVFRELTELRERYGALVTERRVAEERVRQVVEHIARLQAEHAAASAARAELEGLAPRVAEYERQRIALAEQDALAGDAARRDNLETQLAEIAKQRVELEQRLGESRGAAAEAREIVERLETDRFAQEDAERVYEERQAGWVRERQDAESKRQSLLDQYRDLEAQRERIIAAGETGVCPTCGQALGAEHLRSVMDLLDAQLAEVTMNGQYFRSRMDQLQAPPADLDALDDHRRQLAEAVERGAQSLAVATRSAEEAIGLDKQLRRLDERAARLREEISALRGGYDAGRREEIRRAVAELEPGVARAQRLTAEAERAVRLAALLHEAEGQRTVSVEQLAAAERELTAMAFTEEGYQAAAHEMQRLETAWRRAELDVAVARAEFSAASDALAAAERAEQEAVARAARVAAVQSDFRLHNELDRALGDLRVELNQEMRPELASLAADFLAALTDGRYDEIDLDEEYHVTVLEDGQPQPVISGGEEDLTNLVLRFAVSQMIADRSGQPLSLLVLDEIFGSLDEARRTQVVHLLRALEARFPQVVLITHIEGVRESLDRVLRVRYDEADGCAVVTEERTLPPNLGGADADVAA